The stretch of DNA CCCAGATTCGATTCTTGCCCCATATACATTGTGTTTACTATTTTTGTGGTTGTTTTTTGGGCTAAGCCCATGTAATTTGATTGTTTTTTTCGTGTATATATATGAAAAAAATCGGTTGTTAGATGATTCGAACCCTGTAAATCAAATACACCTAAAGCctttaaataaacatcactacTTACTATGAAGTCGGTTAGTAACCAACAACCCACGTCCTACAAATAAGATCAAATATAACTCATGTTTACATAACCACTAAACTACTTATTAGGCTTATTCAAAACAACTAACTTAAAATAGGATGATAACACccactaagggtgtgtttggccTAATTTATAAAAGTGTTTCTGGactcaaaaacactttttggccaaatACATCATTTTGTAAAAGTTAAACAAAAAGTTCTCAAAagctaaaaatccatatttttgccCATAGAAATAGAAGTAGCAATTTGTTACTTCTGCTTTTGAAAAatacttttgaaaaattaagcttGAAAAATAAAAACTTATTTTTGAGAATCGAGGCCAAACATGCTCTAACATAGAATAGTAAACTAATTTTTACTAAATATTTTGGATCATATAATCCAACAAAATGTACACTTTTACTTGCacatttttaaaataataattaccTAGTTACATTCGAAAAGGCTATACTACGTTTATTGAATTTGtcttgtttgatttatctttGATTATGTCAAAAGTTGTCCCTAAAGTATATTGTGAAAAGAGATTAGTCATAGATGTAGACTTTAACCATGCATTGAATTAAATGGAGATAACCTAATAATTGTGATGGAGATTTATATTTGTTTCAACAGCTAGTCTTGTTTCAacggctaatcccgtcacaagtttATGACCTCTCATAAAAatggagaggggacaaggtggggcacccctcatgtacttcccactcacctctcaatgtaTACTTTTACTTTCacatttttaaaataataattaccTAGTTACATTCGAAAAGGCTATACGTTTATTGTATTTGTTTTAGTTTTTTACCTCGTCGCCTCAATAAGGTTGCCCATAACCTAGCTAAAGCTGAAATAAGGTTGTAAGGCAATCAttttacagctgccaaaaaaaaaaaaaaaaaaaagatttatcCAAACAatgatttttatttgattatGTCAAAAGTTGTCCCTAAAGTATATTGTGAAAAGAGATTAGTCATAGGAGTCGTTTGGTTCGCTATAGGAAGATAGAATTTCCGGGAATATTAAATTCATATGAACTTGAAAATCACATGAATTGtgtaaatgttgtttggttgaatgtgggaacttcaattcatgtgggaactcccacttacctagggggggcTAGGTAAGTGACTTCCTCCATTATGTAGGAATTGGAGTTTCATAGGAAGTTCTACTTCTCATGAATTGAGCAGCCAAACAAGACTCCATTTAGCCACTTCCCATGATTTTCCAATTCCCATGATTTTAAAAGGCAACCAAACAATCCCATAGATGTAGACTTTAACCATGCATTGAATTAAATGGAGATAACCTAATAACTGTGATGGAGATTTATATTTGTTTCAACAGCTAGTCTTGTTTCAacggctaatcccgtcacaagcttgtgacctctcacaaaaagggagaggggataaggtggggcatccctcatgtgcttctcactcacctctcaatgggcattttgtgagaggaaatggataTCGTCCGTCTTCAATGAAATTTTGTGTTGTTTCAATATGAAGAGAAACACAAATTTTGGTTTAGGCCTGGGACGTTGCTTCTGGGCGTCATCAGTGGGAATGGACGTGGACTCTAGGCATCGCTGAAAGGCCTGGACGTTGGGTATCAACGTCCATCATCCACCACGACTTTGAATTTCAACGTCCCTCACCCTACCTGGCGTTGATTTTCAGCGTCCATCAATCCTCCATAACAACCACCAAATACGACCTTCAACAACAACAGCAGCAACAAGAAACGCAACGACAACAACAATCAGCCATCAATGACAACAACAATACAATCGAAttcaacaataatattaattaaaattaaccaATTAAATCGAATTCATAATAAACAAAAGATATGGATGTGTATTACTTGTGGTGGTGTTGCGGTAGTGCTGTGGTGGTCGGGGTTGGTGTTGCGGTGCTGttcgttggtggtggtggtcttGGTTAGGTTGAAAAGGAACTGATTTGAGTGATTGAAAGAGAGGGTAAGAGGGACTGAGATGCAAGGGCGAGTGCGGCGGGttagtgtggtggtggtggtcagaGGCGGCAGTGCGGCGGGTGTGGTGGTGGAGTTTGGCTGCTGTTGGGTTGAAAGGGGAAAAGGAATGAGAGAATAGAGTAGACAGAGTGAGAAGGGTAGTGACGGTCATTTTTAAAAACAACGTCGACGATTCGTTAcaaaacgtcgacgacgtttcgCAACCCGGAATTTAATAGGTCTCAACAGTTCCATTGGAACTTGAAGGGAACAATCCAATTTGTCCAAATATAATAATGGCATGGTGAATCAATCTGGCTCAAATCTAGACTAAataagttagtttatgtcttatgATAAGTTGATTTCGAGTAGACCGTTAAATTCACAATTAGAAAGTACGTCAGCATTTTATAACCTTCAAAAATCGCATATTCGCGTAAAGTAGTTCAAGATATATAATCGTTGTTCCTACTTCCTAGTTATTCATTTCATTCATTATTGTGTAAGACGGTCTCATAATATGAGACGGCCCCTTTATATAAAAAACATTTAAATAATAGCAATAAATTTCAGTCGTCTTATTCTAAAATTTGTGTTAGTCACTTGGTCCTAACTCTTCTTACAGACTTACACCGTCTTCAAACTACTGTGAGAATCCTAAGTGAAAGGGACTTGATCCTTGGTAACAAAATGCAGTCTTTGCATAACTCAAGAAACAGTTCAGCAAACGCTACAGTTTGCCATGGCAATGCATCCATTTCAAGCGATTTACGACTTTGCGagttgattgaaatttgaaatgcaTGTAAAATAAGCAGAAGTTTGTAGGGGGAGGCATCATGTGCAACCGTGCTACTCTGTAGTACGTATCATCAGTCGATACGAAACCATTCAGCCAAAGCATTTAATTTTTTAACTTGCGATGCTGATACCAATTGCAAGACCTCAAATCCTAGGCCAAACCAATACAACTGTCGATAAATACATGCTCATACGACCATCACAAAAACAGAGGCGATAAACTACAGTGTCAAGATTCGCAACAGTTACCACATATGCAACAATTTCGGGGGGAAATTGAATTCTAGTAAGATTGAGCAGTAAATGTTTTTCTGAATTTTGATTTTTCGGTTTTCCTGCGCTGCATAATACGGAGTATTCATATTAGACATCAGACAAGTTGGCAACGAATTACATTTACAGTAGCAGTAGCAGTTCTAAGATACTGGCAGAACAGCTAATTACTCTGCCTATTGCCTACTATTCGATTATCCAAGCATGAAGCACCCTTGGAGCTATTTTCATAACTCGGTTGACATAATCAAGCAAGTAAACGGTACAACACAAAACACATGTAGCCCATAATTAGACCAGATTAGCAATTATATGCGTTAGCAAGGTTAGTAAATATATCTAAATACCCGATTTTCTTAGATATTCGATCAGCTAATGACTTGCTCCAAAATTCTTTTCATAAGGACTTCATTCTTTACATACTAGACCTGTAAATACTGAGTGCAACGATACCCTTAGCCCACCACGAAACATTGCCGATTTTGTTGTGTCTGATTCCTAAAGATGTTAAAAGTAGAGAGCAACCTAATACCTCAGTTGTTAAAAGAGCCCATCAACTAATGACTTTCTCGAAATTCTTCTCCACAAAGACTTGATGCTTTTCATATTGTCTTCAAGTTCTCTTAAATGACCCTCTTCTCCACCGGTTTCATCTTCCATGATCCTTAGCTCTTGTTTGGACCCACTGGAACCCACCATCTTTTTCTTCAAGCGAATGTTCCTGGCGGTCTCATCCCATTCCTCCTTCAAAGCGATATAATTTACTGTCTGATGAGCAACTTCTTCAAGGTAGTCACAATGCTTTTCAAGCCATTCTACATTGACCGCACAAGCATCGGGGAACTTGAGAGTGTCCCGTATATAATCAATGTGTTGCTGTCGTAGATTTTTAAAAGGGATTGTTTGAAGATATTGAATCGCTTGGCAGATTGTCACTAGGAAAATGTCAGGTTCAACTACACAGTCAGAAAATATATCACCATATTTGCTGAGTAGATTTCTGAGAATCGGTGCCAAATCCGATCTGATTTTGTATGGACCCACATTTACGTCAATCCTTTCCAAAGTGCTTTCGAGAAATCCATTTGCCATGTCGAGAACAGAAGCTGGAATGCTCATTTCAGGAGAATCGTGAGCTTTAGAAGATTGGGATTCATTTTCCGACAGACTTTGTTGAACGGTGTGTTTGGGAACTGGAAGTGAAAGGATCTCAGGCTGGAAATTAGTAGAAACTGGTTGAATTCCAACTGaaaatcaccaaaacaagataACAGCAGATAATGAGAATAGTCCAAACCTCGGGTTACCAAAGTGAAGTCTTAAATTGCAGATTTGATAAAGTATAAGAAAGTGCTCAGCCTACCGTTTACTTTTGGTGGTTTGATCCCTTGATGAACCTGATCTTCAACCACAAAATCAAGCATTGTAGGAGGTTTGTCGGGATAACACACATCATTCTCTTCATCAGTTCCGAAATCTAGTTCTACTGTCTCACTTAGAAACCCTGAATCAATTTGCTCTTCAGCTCCAAAATCAAGCTCCATAGTATCTTCAATACTATACCCTTCTCCATTTTCTATAACTTTGTAAACTAATTCACCAGCATAAGAAAAGTCAAGTTTACCGCTCTCATGAATGGTGATTTCTCCCGATGGACTTGCTATTAAAACGAGTTCATTAGAAATTGCTTCTGGGTGTTCTATAATATCTTCAATACTATACTTGTCTTCATTTTCTTCATCTTTATAAACTAATTCACCAAAATGACAAAACTCGGGTTCACAGCTTTCATGAATGGTGATTTCTCCTGATGAACTTGCTATTAAAACTAGTCCTTGAGAAATTGCTTCAGGGTGTTCTATGAAAGGTGACAAGACAACTTCCTTATAAGAAACAGACATGGGTACGAAGGTTTCTCCAGAATGCTGAAGTTgatttttccattcttcttccAATATTTCAGGTAATGATTTTGGTGGCAGCTTTTGTAAAACTTCTGACTGGTCCTCAGCAAGGGCTGTCTCACATGGTTTAGATTCCGTTAATGCACAGCAACTCTCACAAACCCAGTTAACAACATTAGTATTATCCTCGCTTCCTGGTACTATGCCCAAGCAATACCTGGAAACAAAATCACTCACTATAGGTTCAGTTCTTCAGTAAAGGATTATGGAATAGATAGAACTAGCTCACTTACGACTGCACTAGGCCACTAGAGTAACGCTGTTCGGCTGTTGTTATACGAATTACCTGGGAAAAGAATGTGATGATAGGCAGCGGGGAAGACAACTTAGGACCGAACATTCATAGTCATACGGAACCCAAAAGTCAGGCAGGCATCTTGAATGGGATAAAAAGGCGAAACAAGAATAATGCAATTAGTTGATACAAAAGAGAGCAAAGACTGACCAGTGTATAGCTAGATCAAAACATTCTGAGCAATTAACTAAAAGTTGAGAGAAGCCTCTGTCTCCGCAAACATAGCAAACCTTCACAATCAATAACAATAACCTTTCATAAATACTCCCTACTTAACAATGCTAAATCAAAATTTTAAAAGGGAGACATATGAAGGATCGTATGTTTAAGCAACAGCGATAATATTATTCAAATGCATCAATAGCACCCGCATGTTCTACATATAATGACGGAAGCTTATATTCATTTCCTCTCCCTTCTGTTCCCTCCTAAATTGTATCCAGAAAAGCTCTTAGACTTAGTGATGCACTCACCAATCCTCAACATCTTAGTAGATGACGGGCCAATTATAATTCAACATCAAATTAAATATCCAATAAAGGATTACACAGAAAGTCTCTCATTAGTCATTATAAACCATGGTTTCTTATAGATGCAATCAGGCTAAGGGTCAGAACATGTTTCACATCAAAACAGCATTTTTGCAAATGCATACAATAGAATTGCTGAACCCAAAACCAAAAATATGCTAATAAACCTCTCTGCTTCCATTGTTTTAATATGGAAGGCTTGTAAATCTCGGAAAATAATCCATTGAATTGGGTTGGGTCACGAGTCGACCACATAAATAAGTCGGGTTAAATAAGTGTTTCACCTTAAACAGGTTAAATGAGTTTAATCAGTTTCGGTTAAATAGGTCAATTAGAATCAGCTACATATAAATGGATTAGACAAGTCGGATTAGGCTATAACGCCTGTAAGAAAGGCAACTTGATTGACTTGGGGTTACTATGTGTGACCAATTCATGTAAAAGTTGTACGAAAATGAACCCAACACGACCTCCGGTGCTACCTCGAAATCTCTCTTTAAGTATGGGACACTTAAAACACATTATGTAGATAACCTACAATCAGTTGCAGAAGATTACCAAAATGTGGAACAAAAAGTAGCAGATGACAAGAATAAATTCAGTAACTCAGTTAATCCAACATTATAAATTGATGACTGAAgtaaaaagtgaaaaaaaaaagttacctTTTTTCTCTTTCTCACACGATCCTTCTCTGATCGAACTCTCTTGCCTTGAATTCCCATTTTATTCACTTCCTGCCACAAACACAACACGGTAATTCATACTCCCTCCTACTCGCTCATTTCTTCAAGGAAATAATTTTGTACCACATAAAACACTCAACCACACATGCAAATTAATTTGGACCCCACAAACATTTCTAAAAAAGAAAAGATGGAAGAAAATCCGACTACCATACAAAcggaaagagggaagaaataagCGACTGGTAAAAAATATTTGCTAAAGAAAGAAGTAAACCGAACCGCAAAAACCGAACACGAAAAAATGTTGACATACACAAACAACAAAGTGTATGATTATCGGGTGGGGAAAGTGGGATGATCAGTAATCACTCAGAAACCATGAATTAAAACTTTTTTAAGAAAGGAAATAAATATGTGTGTGAGAATATCATAGTACATCAGGAACTTTACCATTTATGGTAAGGTATCAAATAATCAATGTATGGTCCATCTACTTTCATAACAATTTGTGCGTGTTACAGTACAGCATAAAAAGTGCGTAAAATAATGAGAATAATAAATAAAGTGTACCAGTGTACCAGTGTACCACCAGATACTATTACTGGGACATGGAAATATAACCGTTGAAGGCGCAAGTGAAATGTTGGTCTGTCACAGTAAAAATCAGATCTATGGAGGAATTCATCCATAAATATTGCACACTTAATGTGAGTCACTAACTCGCCATAACTCCATAATTATTACGGGTAGCTCTTAGAATCGAACAGCGTATTTGCTTTACAAATTCAATAGATCTTCTTTAAAACGGATATATCCGACTTTAGAATAAAACGAGTCAATAACACCTCACTTGTATAGATGTGGAAACTTTTTTGCAAATCTCGATgcattatgtttttattttatttgtgatACTTGGCCCATTTtaaaattatccgtcttaaatgagaatttgtgatatatGAAAATTGATATACTATAAAGTTTAGATTGATAAAGATGTTAGTAATTGTTTAGCTTATATAAATACTTCATTCGTcttggtcaattgttgtcctttactTTTGacacaaagattaaggaaaaagaggagggggtcaattactaaatgacaagttgaCCAAATTGTGTGTAAATGATCATATTGCAtttcaagttcattcttaaaatagaaagaaaaacaATTTAACGAGACACCCCAATAatagaataggacaacaaatgactaggTCGGAGCGAGTAATATATATAAGTATTCTTCAAATAAAAAATATAGGGTTGTTTTTGTCAGAGCGAGTAATATATATAAGTATTCTTCAAATAAAAAATAtagggtttttttgtcaaacacaacttttaaaaaaaaaaaattccaaacaccacctttaaaaaaaaagtttgtaaaacagaACCTTTAATAATTGTTGTTGTCAAACACGATATTTTGGCCAGAGTATAGTCACTTGCAATCACTTGCAATAGAGTGACTTTtagtcgatgtttgagatagtAAATAGGTCGGTTTGCGGTGTTCTTGGCTCATTAGAAAGGTGGGAGTACATGTTTTTCAACGGTTGTCAAGACGGTGATCAAAGATAACCTTATGTGGGGTAGATTGGTGTATAAAGTAAGGCAGGTCACAGAGGATTGATGAAGTTAAAGTAGGATTTTTTTCGTGGATCAATTCACTCCGCTCTTTCTCCACTTGCAACCAACGaccaccacaaacaacacaacaaCGACGTATCTTGCATTTCCCATAACctacataccaaatttcagaccaaacaaGACATCATAACTCCATTAAAAGACCCACGAAAAACCCCCCGACCATCCCCTATAAACCCCGACTTATAGCCATTTTTCTGACCAGCCATACCTTACACACCAATCGACTCCACATAAGGTCACCTTTCACCACCGTGTTTGCAACCCCTGGAAAGCGtgtactcccacctttccaaTGAGTCTAAGAATACCTCAAAGCAATCTCTTTTGCTATTTCAAATATAaactgaaagtcaccccattgcaaGTGGTCAAAAATCTAGCCAAaaagttgtgtttgacaaaaaaaaatttattagaGATCGTCTTgacaaactctttttttttttaagggtgatgtttgaaaatattttttttaaaaggttgtgtttgacgaaaaaaaaacccaaaaatataaGTAGATGTTTTTTAAAGTGAAATCGacagaaaatattttttttaagtgAAATCAATATCCATAAGCAAAATGATATCCATAAAATCTTTTTTTAAAGTGACACAAGAACTAAATTAAAATTCTACGAATCATGATATAGAAAAGGCTAAAAGCGCAATCACTACGCACAATAGCAAGTTTTAGAGGATTACTGCGTCACACATCTTGAAACAAAAGAACGAGAGCCAAGATTCGAACATGAACCAACCGTGAGACATTGAATCATTGAGGCAATAAGGTTTGAGCGCTCATACATTTACAAAAACTATACAACTCGAAGAGCCAGTACGGGCTGGGATCCTTCTCGATTGTCTAGTATACTTAGATCTAATACTACCCTAAACCGTCTGTAGTACCGTTATCAAACTTGTCATCATTATCTCAAAATGTTGTGTTTTCATACCTTTAGTAAGATCCGGTATGAATCTTTCATCACAGCTTGCCCAAGAAAAAGAGACTACTGCAGCTAAAACAGTCCATCCACAAGGGACCTGCCTATGAAGCATCTCGACTTAAACCTCACATCCTCAATCTCACACTGCAGCTTCTCTCGATGTTCAGTCAGTGACTCGACTTCTTCTTCTATCAACTTGTTTTCCTCACGCAATTTAACCACAATGGATCTATTGAGGTCCACGTTCTCTTCCAATGACTTGATGGATTTCTTGCATTGGGCCAGTTCTTCCTTCAGGAAAGAGTACTGACTTATCTCAAGAACTGTCTTCTCAACGTCTTCACATCGATCGTAGAGCCATTTCATATCAAATTCTAAAGCCTCGCCAAGCTGGCACAAGTTTCTAAGACGGTCAAGATGACGAGAGCGTATCTCCTTAAAGGAGACCTGCTCTAGGTCCTGAAATGCCTTGCAAATTTTCTCAAGTACAGTCTCAGGCATCATCGAGCAGCCCAGTCCAATATCTCCATATTTAATAAGAATTTTCGTAAGAATGGGTGCCAAATCAGATTTGATCGTGTATTGCCCTACTTGTACACGTAAAGTATCCGAACTTGTTTCAAGGAAATGGTCAGCTACATTTAGCATGGAGGATGTTGTAATCATGCTACTTCCTTCATTGAAAATTTCAGTCCCTTTCATGGCACTTTCTTTTTCGTCGTCTTCTTCATCGACCTCTAGCACTAATGTGGAAGTGGGAGATGAGCATGGTCCTGGTTCTTCAAAAGTAAGCACGGGAGTCCTACATGACTCCATTTCAGGAAGAGGATCAGAAGCCTGACATTCGAGCTGATCTACCCCAGCAACTAGTTGACAACGACCTGTAAAACCACAAAAAGCCGGAACGTTACAACTCATGGTCTTCAATTGGAATTCATTAAATTAGGGGAGAAAACAGAATTCAATGCCTGAAAAAGTGAAGTGGTAGCCACTCCTGGCCCTCGGTAGGCTCCTACTCCTCGTCTTAAAAGATATTTGGGGACACAAAATACTTGAAAGGAACTGAGTATCAATAATGGCCTTAAACTTACCAACTGAGATCTCAGAATTCCCTGGCATTTTAACTTGTAGTTCAGTCCTTTTATGATCATCTGCCACACTGTTAGAGGTGGTCACCAGAGGTTTCTCATCCAAACACGAAATGGTTTCTCCAGGAGTCGAAGGATCGGCCTCGTGTAGGTCTAATCCCTCTTTATAATGAAGCAAAGGGATCAAACAAGAGCGATTCTTAGAGTCGGTCGTGGCCATGGGAACCGCTACAGTAGGACCTAAACACAACAAGAATCTGTAAAGATTGGGGCTACAGTATCAACATATCAAAAAAAATGCGGATGTTAATTTCAACATACCATCGCCTGTTGAGTCTTCATTTAATCTCAGTATCATATTCTCGGAATTATTCTGATTAGTAACATTCACAGTGTGACAAAGGCTCGTTTCAGGAGTTTTATCAGAAAATTCTTCGGATTTGAGAGAAGGGGTCAAACAAGCCTTAATTTCAGCATCCATTGCTTGAGACACGTAGCTTTGTGGTTGTAACTCAACGTCATCTGAAATTTCAGACAAGTAAAAGCAGAAAAAAAATTGGCGTCTTCAAACACACAAATTAAGATATTGACCAACATTACCATAATCCATAGTGCCTAAAAGAACCTACAAGACTTTGCAAATGAGGTCGTAAGGGGATTGGAAGTACACATCCCTACCCTGGCATTGATCCAACAGAAAGAAAGAAGCTGTTTATGGATGACGCATAACGAAAATTGCGTCGAAAACTGCAGCTTATACTACATACTATTAGAGGCACAAACACTAAGTGAACTGTTTTGCTTTAATCGATAGTATTCTGAATGAATCTCACAAATAATCACACAAGTCTGTGGGACTAAAATAGTGCAAATTTTCAACATACCATCACCTGTTGAGTCTTCATTTAATCTCAGTATCATATTCTCGAAATTATTCTGATTAGTAACATTCACAGTGTGACAAAGGATCCTTTCAGGAtttttatcagaaaatgaagCCCTTGGCATATCAATCACTGGATTGGGAACTTCTTGCACTGGAAATTCTTCTGATTTGagaaaaggggtcaaacaagccTTAATCAATGGATTGGGAACTTCAGCATCCATTGCTTGAGACACATTGCTTTGTGGTTGTAACTCAACGTCATCTGAAATTTCAGAAAGGAGTAAACGCAGAAAACAAGTtggagttttcaaaaacacaaattcAGATTTTGACCAACATTACCATAGTCCATAGCGCCTACATGAACCTGAAAGGCTTTGCATATGAGGTCGTAAGGGGATTGGAAGTACACATCCCTAACCCGGCATTGACCAACAGAAAGAAAGAGGTTGTTTATGGATGACGGTCATGACGCATAaagaaaattgcgtcgagaactgcattcACCAGCTTATACTAAATACTATTAGAGGCACAAACACTAAGTGaaccaacaacaacatcagagccttaatcccaaaatgatttggagtCGAGTGACATGAATCATCCATTAGAAccatccatgggtgaacgcacacctcaaaatgcgaaaaaaatagaaaaggaaaaaaatgaaaaacaaaagggagagcgaaacataaaacaaagtcaaggtaaatttataagttttaaaatcgaagtccggatttcttttataaaaacttaaaatttaaatcgagaataaagattaaaacgattttaaaaACC from Silene latifolia isolate original U9 population chromosome 10, ASM4854445v1, whole genome shotgun sequence encodes:
- the LOC141605417 gene encoding uncharacterized protein LOC141605417 isoform X4, with protein sequence MYGDQVDKMTESCHLSSLSERSVGRVPVVGPIWRGGIKISGKISGKLEGLEVFMPKILQPKVVQLKRSLQKSVCFRMKNRRALWPKHFDDVGAAHSDIELFMFPEVSRSEIDYDDLVEHMISNDLAMTSHIGNFKLIIFTSLEQEDNQQYIEGKYYLWGMLKGKGYMGCKSSKGKNTNAEKKRISKSMRSDVSAPSVGHQPITTTQSAVRYNFVPSLSQGCKRPRSKRGRISRTLKEVGEVHNVVADFPGMERRDQESNGVVPVKWHQHQTLGKSRQAKICTNIEQVQVDNDPDSTVIKKKPVMVTDEVDNLSEKDALTSVVGGDIMKDGMTNRGSPSPDLAEEVTINTETKEAEQRSWDSNMEIDEPSDSSAINVKETEVENRSWDSDMEIDEPIDDVVKDDVELQPQSNVSQAMDAEVPNPLIKACLTPFLKSEEFPVQEVPNPVIDMPRASFSDKNPERILCHTVNVTNQNNFENMILRLNEDSTGDDDVELQPQSYVSQAMDAEIKACLTPSLKSEEFSDKTPETSLCHTVNVTNQNNSENMILRLNEDSTGDGPTVAVPMATTDSKNRSCLIPLLHYKEGLDLHEADPSTPGETISCLDEKPLVTTSNSVADDHKRTELQVKMPGNSEISVGRCQLVAGVDQLECQASDPLPEMESCRTPVLTFEEPGPCSSPTSTLVLEVDEEDDEKESAMKGTEIFNEGSSMITTSSMLNVADHFLETSSDTLRVQVGQYTIKSDLAPILTKILIKYGDIGLGCSMMPETVLEKICKAFQDLEQVSFKEIRSRHLDRLRNLCQLGEALEFDMKWLYDRCEDVEKTVLEISQYSFLKEELAQCKKSIKSLEENVDLNRSIVVKLREENKLIEEEVESLTEHREKLQCEIEDVRFKSRCFIGRSLVDGLF
- the LOC141605417 gene encoding uncharacterized protein LOC141605417 isoform X5 yields the protein MYGDQVDKMTESCHLSSLSERSVGRVPVVGPIWRGGIKISGKISGKLEGLEVFMPKILQPKVVQLKRSLQKSVCFRMKNRRALWPKHFDDVGAAHSDIELFMFPEVSRSEIDYDDLVEHMISNDLAMTSHIGNFKLIIFTSLEQEDNQQYIEGKYYLWGMLKGKGYMGCKSSKGKNTNAEKKRISKSMRSDVSAPSVGHQPITTTQSAVRYNFVPSLSQGCKRPRSKRGRISRTLKEVGEVHNVVADFPGMERRDQESNGVVPVKWHQHQTLGKSRQAKICTNIEQVQVDNDPDSTVIKKKPVMVTDEVDNLSEKDALTSVVGGDIMKDGMTNRGSPSPDLAEEVTINTETKEAEQRSWDSNMEIDEPSDSSAINVKETEVENRSWDSDMEIDEPIDDVVKDDVELQPQSNVSQAMDAEVPNPLIKACLTPFLKSEEFPVQEVPNPVIDMPRASFSDKNPERILCHTVNVTNQNNFENMILRLNEDSTDDVELQPQSYVSQAMDAEIKACLTPSLKSEEFSDKTPETSLCHTVNVTNQNNSENMILRLNEDSTGDGPTVAVPMATTDSKNRSCLIPLLHYKEGLDLHEADPSTPGETISCLDEKPLVTTSNSVADDHKRTELQVKMPGNSEISVGRCQLVAGVDQLECQASDPLPEMESCRTPVLTFEEPGPCSSPTSTLVLEVDEEDDEKESAMKGTEIFNEGSSMITTSSMLNVADHFLETSSDTLRVQVGQYTIKSDLAPILTKILIKYGDIGLGCSMMPETVLEKICKAFQDLEQVSFKEIRSRHLDRLRNLCQLGEALEFDMKWLYDRCEDVEKTVLEISQYSFLKEELAQCKKSIKSLEENVDLNRSIVVKLREENKLIEEEVESLTEHREKLQCEIEDVRFKSRCFIGRSLVDGLF
- the LOC141605417 gene encoding uncharacterized protein LOC141605417 isoform X6; translation: MLKGKGYMGCKSSKGKNTNAEKKRISKSMRSDVSAPSVGHQPITTTQSAVRYNFVPSLSQGCKRPRSKRGRISRTLKEVGEVHNVVADFPGMERRDQESNGVVPVKWHQHQTLGKSRQAKICTNIEQVQVDNDPDSTVIKKKPVMVTDEVDNLSEKDALTSVVGGDIMKDGMTNRGSPSPDLAEEVTINTETKEAEQRSWDSNMEIDEPSDSSAINVKETEVENRSWDSDMEIDEPIDDVVKDDVELQPQSNVSQAMDAEVPNPLIKACLTPFLKSEEFPVQEVPNPVIDMPRASFSDKNPERILCHTVNVTNQNNFENMILRLNEDSTGDDDVELQPQSYVSQAMDAEIKACLTPSLKSEEFSDKTPETSLCHTVNVTNQNNSENMILRLNEDSTGDGPTVAVPMATTDSKNRSCLIPLLHYKEGLDLHEADPSTPGETISCLDEKPLVTTSNSVADDHKRTELQVKMPGNSEISVGRCQLVAGVDQLECQASDPLPEMESCRTPVLTFEEPGPCSSPTSTLVLEVDEEDDEKESAMKGTEIFNEGSSMITTSSMLNVADHFLETSSDTLRVQVGQYTIKSDLAPILTKILIKYGDIGLGCSMMPETVLEKICKAFQDLEQVSFKEIRSRHLDRLRNLCQLGEALEFDMKWLYDRCEDVEKTVLEISQYSFLKEELAQCKKSIKSLEENVDLNRSIVVKLREENKLIEEEVESLTEHREKLQCEIEDVRFKSRCFIGRSLVDGLF